The Candidatus Methylomirabilota bacterium DNA window GCCGACGCGAGCGGCCCGAAGCACCTCGTGCTCACGCTCACGCGGGCGAAGCTCGAGGCCCTCGTGGCCGACCTGATCGAGCGCACGCTCGGCCCGTGCCGCCAGGCGATGCAGGACGCCGGCGTGACCCCGAAGGACATCGACGAGGTCATTCTCGTCGGCGGCCAGACGCGCATGCCGAAGGTGCAGGAGGTCGTGAAGCAGCTCTTCGGCCGGGAGCCGCACAAGGGCGTGAACCCGGACGAGGTGGTGGCGGTGGGCGCGGCGGTCCAGGGCGCGGTCCTCACCGGCGAGGTGAAGGACCTCCTCCTGCTCGACGTGACGCCCCTCTCGCTCGGCATCGAGACGCTGGGCGGCGTGACGACCGTGCTGATCCCGCGGAACACGACGATCCCGACGAAGAAGAGCGAGGTGTTCACGACCGCGGCGGACAACCAGACGTCGGTCGAGGTGCACGTGCTCCAGGGCGAGCGCCAGATGGCACGCGACAACCGGACGCTCGGAAAGTTCCACCTCGTCGGCATGCCGCCGGCGCCCCGCGGCATGCCGCAGGTCGAGGTGACGTTCGACATCGACGCCAACGGCATCCTGAACGTCACCGCGCAGGACAAGGGCACGGGCAAGCAGCAGAACATCACCGTGACCGCGTCGTCGGGCCTCACCAAGGACGAGATCGACAAGATGGTGAAGGACGCCCAGGCGAACGCCGCCGAGGACGCGAAGCGCAAGCAGGAGATCGAGGTCCGCAACCAGACGGACTCGCTCGTCTACTCCACCGAGCGCAGCCTCGCGGAGCACGGCGCGAAGCTCGCCGAGGCGGACAAGAAGGCGATCGACGACGCGCTCGTGGAGGCGCGCGAGGCGCTGAAGGGCGAAGACACCGAGCGCATGACGCGGGCCCAGGAGACCCTGACGCGCGCGGCGCACAAGCTGGCGGAGGTCATGTACCGCGAGGCCCAGGCGGAGGGTCCCGGGGCCGCCGGCGCGAAGGCCGGCGACGGCCGCAGCGCGTCCGGCCCCAAGGAGGGTGAGGTCGTCGACGCCGATTTCGAGGACCTGGGCGAGAAGAAGAAGTAGGTCGCGATGCGGCGCGACTATTACGCGGTGCTGGGGGTCGTGGCCACGGCGGGACCGCGCGAAGTGCGCCAGGCGTTCCGGCGCCTGGCACGGCAGTACTCGCCCGACGTCAATTTCTGGGACGCCCAGGCCCGCGCCCTGTTCGAGGAGATCTCCGAGGCCTACCGCGTGCTGAGCGACCCGGCCGCGCGCACCATGTACGACCGGTTCGGCACGGCCGTCCTGGGCGACGCCGCGCTGCCTGCCGGACGGCGCGGCGAGGACGCGCACGTCGCGGTGGAGCTCGAGTTCGCGCAGGTCGTGCGCGGCGCGCGGACGCGCGTCGACGTGCAGCGCTTCTCGCCGTGCGCCGCGTGCGGGGCGTCGGGCCAGGCGGCGGGCGCCCGCTGCGCCGCGTGCGCGGGGCGCGGCGTTCGGCAGCGGCTCGAGGCCGTCGACGTCGAGATCCCGGCCGGCGCCGATACGGGCGCGCAGATCCGCGTCGCGGGCGAGGGCCACGCGGGTCCGTTCGGAGGGCCGCGCGGCGACCTGGTGGTCAGCACGCGGGTCCGCGAGCACCCGTTCTTCCGGCGCAAGGGCGAGAGCGTCCACTGCGAGGTGCCGATCAGCGTCTGGGAGGTGCTGCTCGGCGCGCGTATCCGGGTGCCGACGCCCGCCGGCGAGGCGGTGCTCGTCGTCCCGCCCGGCGCGACCGGCGGGCAGGTGTTCCGGCTCCGCGGGCAGGGGCTGCCGCGCCTCGCGGGCGAGGGGACCGGCGACCTCTACGTCACGATCGGCATCGAGGTGCCGACCGGGCTCGACGCGCGGACTCACGACCTCGTGCGGCAGCTGGAGCGGCTGATGCCGATGGAGCCCCGCGCGACGCTCGCGCGATTCCGGGGGGGTGCGGCGTGAACGACCGCGGCAAGCCTCGCTACATGATCGGGGTCGTCGCCGAGATGCTGGCCGTCCATCCCCAGACGCTCCGGTTCTACGAGAAGAAGGGGCTGGTGCGCCCGAGCCGGACGGTCGGGCGGACGCGCATGTACTCTCAGGAGGACGTGGACGAGCTCGCGCGCCTGCTCCGGCTCACGCGCGACCTCGGCGTGAATCTCGCGGGCACCGAGATCATCCTAAAGATGAGACGCCGGATGCTCGAAATGCAGAAGCAGATCGAGGACCTGCTCGCGTACGTCCGCGAGGACGGCGGCGAGCCGAAGCGCGAGACGGCGCAGGAACCCCGCGAGGCGCTCGTGCGGGCGGCCTCCGGACAGCTCGGGCCCGTCGACCTCTTCTGAGTCGAGCCTCCGGCCGAAAAGGAGAGCCATGACCGACGTTCCGGACATCCTCGGCATCCTTCCGCTCCGGGGGACGGTGATCTTCCCGCAGGCGGTGGTGCCGCTCGCCGCCGGCCGGCCCTCGTCCGTGCGGCTGATCGAGGAGGCGCTCCAGGGCAGCCGCGTCGTGGGTGCGATCATGCAGCGCGCCGCGACGGAGGACAACCCCCGCGCCGGCGGCCTGCACGCGGTCGGCACGGTCGCCGTCATCCACAAGGCGCTGAAGCAGGCCGACGGCACGTTCCGCCTCATCGTCGAGGGGCTCGCGCGTTTCCGTATCGTCGAGATCGTCCAGGAGACGCCGTTCCTGCGCGCCCGGATCGAGCGTGTCCCGGAGGACGGCGGTGCCGGCTCGCTCGAGACCGAGGCGCTCGCCCGGAGCGCGTCGTCGCTGTTCCAGAAGGTCGTGTCGCTGTCGCCGGCGCTGCCGGACGAGCTGGCGAACATCGGCGCGTCGGCCGAGGGGCCCGGCGCGCTCGGCGACCTGATCGCCGCGTCGCTGCCGACCCTGCCCACCGCGCTCAAGCAGGAGCTGCTCGAGACGGTGAGCGTCGCCGAGCGCCTGAAAAAGCTCGTCGGCGCGCTCAGCAAGGAGGCGGAGGTCCTCGAGCTCGGGTCGAAGATCCAGTCCGAGGTCCAGTCGGAGGTCTCGAAGACGCAGCGCGAGTACTACCTGCGCGAGCAGATGAAGGCGATCCAGAAGGAGCTCGGCGAAAGCGACGAGCGCACGCAGGAGATCGACGCGCTCCGCGAGAAGATCGAGTCGGCCGGGATGCCCGAGGAGGCGCGGACGGAGGCGCTCCGGGAGCTCGACCGGCTCGCGAAGATGCCGCCCGCGGCCGCCGAATACACGGTGGCGCGGACGTACATCGACTGGCTCGTGACGATGCCGTGGCGGCAGGAGACGACCGACAGCGTGGACATCGAGCCGGCGCGCCGGATCCTCGACGAAGACCACGAGGGGCTCGAGAAGGTCAAGGAGCGCATCCTGGAGTACCTCGCG harbors:
- the dnaK gene encoding molecular chaperone DnaK codes for the protein MAKVIGIDLGTTNSVVAVVEGGNPSVIANQEGSRLTPSVVGFTKDGEILVGQVAKRQAITNPENTVFSIKRFMGRRHDEVLQEIKLVPYKVVKASNGDARVEIRGKQYSPPEISAMILRKLKEAAEAYLGEKVTQAVITVPAYFNDSQRQATKDAGKIAGLEVLRIINEPTAAALAYGMDKKKDETIAVYDLGGGTFDISILEIGEGVFEVKATNGDTHLGGDDFDQCVINWIAEEFKKEHGIDLQKDRMALQRLKEAAEKAKCELSTTLQTEINLPFITADASGPKHLVLTLTRAKLEALVADLIERTLGPCRQAMQDAGVTPKDIDEVILVGGQTRMPKVQEVVKQLFGREPHKGVNPDEVVAVGAAVQGAVLTGEVKDLLLLDVTPLSLGIETLGGVTTVLIPRNTTIPTKKSEVFTTAADNQTSVEVHVLQGERQMARDNRTLGKFHLVGMPPAPRGMPQVEVTFDIDANGILNVTAQDKGTGKQQNITVTASSGLTKDEIDKMVKDAQANAAEDAKRKQEIEVRNQTDSLVYSTERSLAEHGAKLAEADKKAIDDALVEAREALKGEDTERMTRAQETLTRAAHKLAEVMYREAQAEGPGAAGAKAGDGRSASGPKEGEVVDADFEDLGEKKK
- a CDS encoding DnaJ C-terminal domain-containing protein translates to MRRDYYAVLGVVATAGPREVRQAFRRLARQYSPDVNFWDAQARALFEEISEAYRVLSDPAARTMYDRFGTAVLGDAALPAGRRGEDAHVAVELEFAQVVRGARTRVDVQRFSPCAACGASGQAAGARCAACAGRGVRQRLEAVDVEIPAGADTGAQIRVAGEGHAGPFGGPRGDLVVSTRVREHPFFRRKGESVHCEVPISVWEVLLGARIRVPTPAGEAVLVVPPGATGGQVFRLRGQGLPRLAGEGTGDLYVTIGIEVPTGLDARTHDLVRQLERLMPMEPRATLARFRGGAA
- a CDS encoding MerR family transcriptional regulator translates to MNDRGKPRYMIGVVAEMLAVHPQTLRFYEKKGLVRPSRTVGRTRMYSQEDVDELARLLRLTRDLGVNLAGTEIILKMRRRMLEMQKQIEDLLAYVREDGGEPKRETAQEPREALVRAASGQLGPVDLF